From Thalassococcus sp. S3, one genomic window encodes:
- a CDS encoding calcium-binding protein has product MFELKLNSLFAPLDTLDLGPLGQPVVPADLKITGTADADRLNGDDGNDTIYGQDGNDVLKGGKGDDLIYGQDGDDTLNGGEGYDSLYGGNGNNKLIAGKDGAYMVGGADADKIIGSKQADTAYGNGGNDLMHAGHGDDMFYGASGDDTMNGNDGNDFLDSGSGNDIVNGGAGNDEIILSSGHDIGNGGKGDDTIRAGSGNDRVNGGKGNDLIDGESGNDTIYSSDGEDSVNGGKGNDLIYSGDQDDYVDGWSGHDIIYTGDGDDFAYGWSGNDLMYGDDGNDTLYGEGQADTIYGGDGQDTIGGGEGNDSLIGGKDNDVVNGDSGNDFMTGGRGNDLMSGGTGSDRMYGGDGNDTMDGGDQNDRIDGGDGNDNLTGGSGNDTIDGGDERDSISAGDGNDVAFGGDGHDTIDGGDGNDKLSGGDENDRLNGDAGNDTLEGGDGNDRLVGGTGQDILTGGDDRDTFEFTFSGAADRDRITDFEVGDDRMVINGGLDFGDLTILDTNAGAAVVYGYTSGSTNSVSSYDYAIELDNLETTDISAGMFVFV; this is encoded by the coding sequence ATGTTTGAACTTAAACTGAATTCGCTCTTTGCACCTCTGGACACGTTGGACCTTGGTCCGCTTGGACAGCCTGTCGTACCTGCGGATCTCAAGATCACGGGAACCGCAGATGCCGATCGGCTGAATGGCGACGACGGAAATGACACGATTTACGGACAGGACGGCAACGACGTCCTCAAAGGTGGCAAGGGCGACGACCTGATCTATGGACAGGACGGGGACGACACTTTGAATGGCGGTGAAGGCTATGACAGCCTTTATGGCGGCAACGGCAACAACAAGCTGATCGCGGGCAAAGATGGGGCCTACATGGTCGGCGGGGCCGATGCCGACAAGATCATCGGCAGCAAGCAGGCCGACACGGCCTATGGCAATGGCGGCAACGACCTGATGCATGCCGGGCACGGCGACGATATGTTCTACGGTGCCTCGGGCGACGACACCATGAACGGTAACGACGGCAACGATTTCCTCGATTCCGGCAGCGGCAACGACATCGTCAACGGTGGCGCCGGCAACGACGAGATCATCCTGTCCTCCGGCCACGATATCGGCAATGGCGGCAAAGGCGACGACACGATCCGCGCCGGATCCGGCAACGACCGCGTCAACGGCGGCAAAGGCAATGACCTGATCGACGGGGAATCCGGCAACGACACGATCTACTCCAGCGACGGAGAGGACAGCGTCAACGGTGGCAAAGGCAACGATCTGATCTATTCGGGTGATCAGGACGATTACGTCGATGGATGGAGCGGCCATGACATCATCTATACCGGCGACGGAGATGACTTTGCCTATGGCTGGAGCGGCAATGACCTGATGTACGGCGACGACGGCAACGACACCCTTTATGGGGAAGGTCAGGCCGACACGATCTATGGCGGCGATGGCCAGGACACGATCGGCGGCGGCGAAGGCAACGACAGCCTGATCGGCGGCAAGGACAACGATGTCGTGAACGGTGATTCCGGCAACGACTTCATGACAGGCGGTCGCGGCAATGACCTGATGTCCGGCGGCACCGGTTCTGACCGGATGTATGGCGGCGATGGCAACGACACCATGGACGGCGGCGATCAGAACGACCGGATCGACGGCGGCGACGGCAATGACAATCTCACGGGTGGCAGCGGGAACGACACCATCGACGGCGGCGACGAGCGTGACAGCATCTCTGCCGGAGACGGCAACGACGTCGCCTTCGGCGGAGACGGGCACGACACCATCGATGGCGGCGACGGCAACGACAAGCTGAGCGGTGGCGACGAGAATGACCGACTGAACGGGGATGCCGGGAACGACACGCTTGAGGGTGGTGACGGCAACGACCGCCTCGTTGGCGGAACCGGCCAGGACATCCTGACCGGAGGAGATGACCGGGATACGTTCGAATTCACGTTCAGCGGGGCCGCTGATCGGGATCGGATCACCGATTTCGAGGTTGGCGATGATCGGATGGTGATCAACGGCGGGCTTGATTTCGGCGATCTGACGATCCTGGATACCAATGCCGGCGCGGCCGTTGTCTACGGCTATACGTCCGGATCCACCAATTCGGTTTCGAGCTACGATTACGCAATCGAGCTCGACAATCTCGAAACCACCGACATCAGCGCAGGCATGTTCGTCTTCGTCTGA
- the efp gene encoding elongation factor P, whose translation MPKINGNEIRPGNVLEHNDGLWAAVKVDHVKPGKGGAFAQVELRNLRNGSKLNERFRSADKVERVRLEQKDQQFLYENDGMLVFMDTESYEQVELPADLLGERRPFLQDGMTIVVEFYEAEALNASLPQKVTCKVVETEPVVKGQTAANSFKPAVLDNGVKVMVPPFVGQDEMIIVNTETMEYSERA comes from the coding sequence ATGCCGAAAATCAATGGCAATGAGATACGTCCCGGCAATGTATTGGAGCATAATGACGGCCTTTGGGCTGCCGTAAAGGTCGATCACGTAAAGCCCGGCAAAGGGGGCGCTTTTGCTCAGGTCGAATTGCGCAACCTGCGCAACGGCTCGAAACTCAACGAGCGGTTTCGAAGCGCCGACAAGGTAGAGCGTGTGCGGCTGGAGCAGAAAGATCAGCAATTTCTTTACGAAAACGACGGAATGCTGGTTTTCATGGATACCGAAAGTTACGAGCAGGTCGAATTGCCAGCCGATCTTTTGGGAGAGCGGCGCCCGTTTCTCCAGGACGGCATGACGATTGTGGTTGAGTTCTACGAAGCAGAGGCGCTCAACGCGTCGCTGCCGCAGAAAGTCACCTGCAAAGTGGTCGAGACCGAGCCTGTGGTCAAAGGCCAAACGGCGGCGAATTCGTTCAAGCCGGCAGTTTTGGACAATGGTGTCAAAGTGATGGTCCCGCCCTTTGTCGGGCAGGACGAAATGATCATCGTGAATACAGAAACGATGGAATATTCCGAGCGGGCCTGA
- a CDS encoding DUF6280 family protein: protein MKDFVDGTAFNNEQGNRARKLFAAVVLAALDDAIADDKKYGNGPEQIARWARSRDGREVLSCAGIDPNERVVEGLMEFVGRGVRTSVALSREESERRNAAQQAEAA, encoded by the coding sequence ATGAAAGATTTCGTTGACGGCACTGCCTTTAACAACGAGCAAGGCAATCGTGCACGTAAACTTTTCGCGGCTGTTGTCCTGGCCGCACTCGACGACGCCATCGCCGACGACAAGAAATACGGCAATGGTCCGGAACAGATTGCCCGCTGGGCCCGCTCGCGCGATGGGCGCGAGGTGCTGTCCTGCGCAGGCATTGACCCCAACGAACGCGTTGTCGAGGGTCTGATGGAATTCGTGGGACGCGGCGTTCGGACGTCGGTGGCCCTGTCGCGGGAAGAAAGCGAACGCCGCAATGCGGCTCAACAAGCCGAAGCAGCCTAA
- a CDS encoding cobalamin biosynthesis protein CobQ, producing MNTPAHLLLGAAAFGRIRGRSVAGAALLGAFAPDASLYLMAGVSLFLLRVPPEVVFNELYFSPAWQTVFAIDNSLFVWAAFLAIVVWFRSIPGMAFACSGLLHIALDFPLHAGDGRPHFWPVSRWVFDSPISYWDSTHYAAFVAPVSVLLCLLAFVTLWRRGSGWAMRLGYSALMLAELWVLRQWLLFF from the coding sequence ATGAACACACCAGCACATCTTTTGCTTGGTGCGGCAGCCTTTGGCCGGATCAGGGGACGCTCCGTGGCGGGGGCCGCGCTGCTGGGCGCGTTTGCCCCCGACGCGTCGCTCTACCTGATGGCGGGGGTATCGCTTTTCCTGCTCCGCGTGCCGCCGGAGGTGGTGTTTAACGAGCTTTACTTTTCTCCGGCCTGGCAAACGGTTTTTGCGATCGACAATTCGCTGTTCGTCTGGGCGGCCTTTCTTGCGATTGTCGTCTGGTTCCGGTCCATTCCCGGAATGGCTTTTGCATGTTCCGGTCTGTTGCACATCGCGTTGGATTTTCCGCTGCATGCGGGGGACGGACGCCCCCATTTCTGGCCGGTAAGCCGCTGGGTATTCGACAGTCCCATCAGCTATTGGGACAGCACCCATTACGCCGCATTCGTGGCGCCAGTGTCTGTTTTGCTGTGCCTTTTGGCCTTCGTTACGCTGTGGCGGCGCGGCTCGGGATGGGCGATGCGTCTGGGATACAGCGCCCTGATGCTGGCCGAACTCTGGGTCTTGCGTCAGTGGCTTTTGTTTTTCTGA
- a CDS encoding cobyric acid synthase codes for MARSIMIQGTGSNVGKSLLVAGLARAFTQKGLRVAPFKPQNMSNNAAVTVDGGEIGRAQALQARAAGREPHTDMNPILLKPESETGAQLVVQGKRKGTAGARAFWKEKPRLMPTVLESFHRLCNEADLVLVEGAGSPAETNLRKDDLANMGFAVAANIPVVLVGDIDRGGVIAQLVGTQAVLDQTDRERIRAFLVNRFRGDVSLFDDGRDDIAARTGWPCLGVIPWFGDAWKLPAEDVLDLASRPGGALKVAVPQLPRIANFDDLDPLVAEPDVTVEIVPPGRPLPADAALVLLPGSKCTIDDLLAFRAQGWDIDLAAHIRRGGHVLGLCGGYQMLGRKIHDPDGVEGPPRSVDGLGHLDIETTMGTRKELTLQKGHAVGERLPVEGYEIHMGRTDGPDTARGWLDFNGRVCGATSGSGRIRGCYLHGIFASDAFREAELHKLGGQSVVAYEETVEDTLDALAAHLATHVDLDALLDLSQEVDQSNSCTVNAR; via the coding sequence ATGGCGCGGTCCATCATGATCCAGGGGACCGGCAGCAATGTCGGAAAATCGCTCCTCGTGGCCGGCCTGGCCCGAGCCTTTACGCAAAAGGGATTGCGGGTTGCGCCCTTTAAACCTCAGAACATGTCCAACAACGCGGCCGTCACAGTAGACGGGGGAGAGATTGGTCGTGCGCAGGCGCTGCAGGCGCGTGCAGCGGGGCGAGAGCCGCACACGGACATGAACCCCATCCTGCTGAAACCGGAAAGCGAGACAGGCGCACAACTGGTCGTTCAGGGAAAGCGCAAAGGCACGGCAGGGGCACGCGCGTTCTGGAAAGAAAAGCCAAGGCTGATGCCCACCGTTCTTGAAAGCTTTCACAGGCTTTGTAACGAGGCGGACCTGGTGCTGGTCGAAGGGGCCGGCAGCCCGGCAGAAACCAATCTTCGAAAGGACGATCTGGCCAATATGGGCTTTGCCGTTGCGGCAAACATACCTGTGGTGCTGGTTGGCGATATTGATCGCGGGGGCGTGATCGCACAGCTCGTGGGGACGCAAGCGGTCCTCGATCAGACGGATCGGGAGCGGATCAGGGCATTTCTGGTCAACCGGTTTCGCGGCGATGTCAGCCTGTTCGATGACGGGCGCGACGACATTGCCGCGCGCACCGGATGGCCCTGCCTGGGCGTCATTCCCTGGTTCGGGGATGCGTGGAAACTGCCGGCGGAAGACGTGCTGGATCTGGCCTCCCGTCCCGGCGGCGCATTGAAAGTCGCGGTGCCGCAACTGCCCCGCATCGCCAATTTCGACGATCTGGACCCGCTTGTCGCCGAGCCCGACGTCACCGTCGAGATTGTGCCGCCCGGGCGTCCCCTTCCGGCCGATGCCGCGCTTGTTTTGCTGCCGGGCAGCAAATGCACCATCGACGACCTTTTGGCCTTCCGCGCGCAAGGCTGGGACATTGATCTGGCGGCTCATATTCGCCGCGGGGGCCACGTTCTCGGGCTTTGCGGGGGATACCAGATGCTGGGTCGCAAGATCCATGATCCAGATGGCGTCGAAGGCCCCCCCCGTAGCGTCGACGGGCTTGGCCACCTCGACATCGAAACCACCATGGGCACGCGAAAAGAGTTGACGCTGCAAAAGGGCCATGCCGTGGGAGAAAGGCTGCCGGTCGAGGGTTACGAAATTCACATGGGCCGAACCGACGGCCCAGATACAGCCCGTGGCTGGCTGGATTTCAACGGTCGCGTATGCGGTGCGACCTCAGGCTCTGGTCGTATAAGGGGCTGCTATCTGCACGGCATTTTTGCCAGCGACGCATTCAGAGAAGCGGAGCTTCATAAGCTCGGCGGGCAATCCGTTGTCGCATATGAGGAAACCGTCGAGGACACGCTCGATGCGCTTGCAGCTCATCTTGCCACGCATGTGGATCTAGATGCGCTTTTGGACCTGTCACAAGAGGTGGATCAGTCGAATTCCTGTACCGTCAATGCGCGCTGA
- a CDS encoding TolC family outer membrane protein, with translation MHFSRLRTGLTSLVFGAAVAVAGAPALLADNLADALVGAYNTSGLLEQNRAVLRAADEDVAIAVSALRPVLSWQAGLERNFGESRIQGRISDNNSTQASLALSLELLLFDSGASRFNIQSTKETVLATRAGLVSIEQAILQRAVDAYMTVIRESEFVALRQNNVRLITQELRAAQDRFEVGEVTRTDVALAESRLAEARSNLATAQGNLVNAQEEYLNAVGRRPGRLSPPPSLPARPASIDAAKAVAVRTHPDIKQAQHQVAAAELLVLQAEASMGPSVSLRGSYALSETFNSSDNSDIGSLSLELSQPIYQGGRLAASLRRAMANRDNTRANLLEIQERVTQEVTGAFVRLDVAQANIQATDRQIRAADVAFRGVREEATLGARTTLDVLDAEQELLDARAARISAQADLYSAAYQLLAAQGLLTAQNLRLAVKIYDPTEYYNLVKDAPAYRSQRGQKLDRVLRALNKD, from the coding sequence ATGCATTTTTCGCGTTTGAGGACGGGACTGACGTCACTTGTGTTCGGCGCCGCAGTCGCCGTTGCTGGTGCACCTGCGCTTTTGGCTGACAACCTCGCCGACGCGTTGGTGGGGGCCTACAACACTTCGGGCTTGCTCGAACAAAATCGCGCGGTGTTGCGCGCAGCGGATGAGGATGTCGCGATTGCAGTGTCCGCGCTTCGCCCGGTGCTGTCCTGGCAGGCAGGCCTTGAGCGAAACTTCGGCGAAAGTCGGATACAGGGCAGGATCAGTGACAACAACTCTACCCAGGCGTCCCTCGCGTTGTCTCTGGAATTGCTGCTTTTCGATTCAGGCGCATCACGTTTCAACATCCAGTCGACAAAGGAAACGGTGCTGGCAACGCGGGCCGGACTTGTGTCGATCGAGCAGGCCATCCTGCAGCGTGCGGTCGATGCCTATATGACCGTCATCCGTGAGAGCGAGTTCGTGGCTCTGCGGCAGAACAACGTGCGGCTGATCACACAGGAATTGCGCGCCGCGCAGGATCGGTTCGAGGTGGGGGAAGTAACGCGAACCGACGTTGCTCTCGCTGAATCCCGCCTTGCGGAGGCGCGAAGCAACCTTGCAACCGCGCAGGGTAACCTTGTGAACGCGCAAGAAGAATATCTGAATGCGGTTGGACGGCGACCGGGACGTCTGTCGCCACCACCAAGCTTGCCGGCGCGACCCGCATCCATTGACGCGGCAAAAGCGGTGGCGGTGCGCACGCATCCGGATATCAAGCAGGCCCAACATCAGGTCGCGGCTGCGGAACTGCTGGTTCTTCAGGCCGAAGCGTCCATGGGCCCCTCTGTCAGTTTGCGGGGCTCCTATGCGCTGAGCGAGACATTCAACTCTTCGGACAATTCCGACATCGGGTCTTTGTCTCTGGAGTTGAGCCAGCCGATCTATCAAGGGGGCCGTCTTGCCGCATCGCTGCGCCGGGCCATGGCGAACCGGGACAATACGCGGGCCAATCTGCTCGAAATTCAGGAACGCGTGACTCAGGAGGTGACCGGGGCATTCGTCCGGCTGGATGTGGCGCAGGCCAATATTCAGGCAACCGATCGTCAGATCCGCGCGGCGGATGTTGCATTCCGCGGTGTCCGCGAAGAGGCAACATTGGGCGCCCGGACCACGCTTGATGTTCTGGACGCGGAACAGGAACTTCTGGACGCCCGCGCCGCTCGCATTTCAGCGCAGGCGGATCTTTACAGCGCCGCCTATCAATTGTTGGCCGCACAAGGCTTGCTGACCGCGCAAAACCTGCGTCTGGCCGTTAAGATCTATGACCCGACGGAGTACTATAACCTCGTCAAGGACGCGCCCGCCTATCGCAGCCAGCGCGGTCAGAAGCTTGACCGTGTTCTGCGCGCTTTGAACAAAGACTGA
- a CDS encoding protein-L-isoaspartate O-methyltransferase yields the protein MADFAARRRMMVDTQVRPSDVTKFPIIDAMLSVPREDFVPDTQRDAAYAEEQIDLGNGRVVLDPRTLAKMLDGLELQGDELVLDIGGGLGYSSAVIARMVQAVVLVEDDESVVEDAQAALSEIGADNVVVQSGALAEGAPEHGPYDVIVIQGGIEHLPAAIEAQLKDNGRIVCLFMEGALGKVKVGYMSDEKISWRFSFNAGAPVLPGFEATPAFLL from the coding sequence ATGGCAGACTTCGCTGCACGCCGGCGTATGATGGTCGATACCCAGGTGCGTCCCTCGGATGTGACTAAATTCCCGATCATCGATGCGATGCTCTCAGTGCCGCGGGAAGACTTCGTACCCGATACCCAGAGAGATGCGGCCTATGCCGAAGAGCAGATTGATCTGGGCAACGGGCGTGTGGTTCTGGACCCCAGAACGCTGGCGAAAATGCTCGATGGTCTTGAGCTTCAGGGGGATGAGCTTGTTCTCGATATCGGGGGCGGGCTTGGGTATTCGTCGGCTGTGATCGCGCGCATGGTGCAGGCCGTCGTGCTCGTTGAAGACGATGAAAGCGTTGTGGAAGACGCCCAGGCCGCCCTTTCGGAAATCGGCGCGGATAACGTCGTTGTGCAAAGCGGGGCGCTTGCCGAGGGCGCTCCAGAACACGGTCCTTACGACGTGATCGTCATTCAGGGCGGCATAGAACACCTTCCGGCAGCGATTGAGGCGCAACTCAAGGATAACGGGCGCATCGTCTGCCTTTTCATGGAGGGGGCATTGGGCAAGGTGAAGGTAGGATACATGTCAGATGAAAAGATCAGCTGGCGGTTTTCGTTCAACGCCGGCGCGCCTGTCTTGCCGGGCTTCGAAGCCACCCCTGCATTTTTGCTTTGA